A region of Lycium barbarum isolate Lr01 chromosome 1, ASM1917538v2, whole genome shotgun sequence DNA encodes the following proteins:
- the LOC132629155 gene encoding uncharacterized protein LOC132629155 isoform X2, with protein sequence MADIETLGIVDEIQALVSDKLQVVSYKWLSRNFLVSSDSAKRLLQEFVEKHGDGLEVVYSLSGWMRDSPSTYHIRLVSTPKLAAKKEFSEDCSVQVYSVQACIPKDPVALWNAEFVQAEELFGQPRSVDNCLLDNRFCGVSNPFVKRNGGGTILSTSTVPQVKSEALGLSKSNSTAQVKPEQKKVQLPSPSASESRGTSGPGEDKKIVADKHKVAQLPAAKKAVQSDKSSAKNGGALANMWGRVPTKPKVDNVPAATSDATPNPVGSAAQVCAPERAEDRISDDDEQQVNIRRSSNGEGNRKRRVIFDYSDEEDELEDAVNLASPDPPKQKSILGSKQIPNTPELEKQEVKKEKEEVKKEKEAGSKSHEQEREPLPTSEPKKSKSYSSEIVSEHASHKKADVKDEVADAAPISPKRRKVMKTRIDERGREVTEVVWEGEDTETKAGSNTNNNDTTKKADNKSVNSTGDRPPMAKKSPAFGSTAPTNQAGKAGNKKAGNKDPKQGNIMSFFKKKA encoded by the exons ATGGCGGATATTGAAACCCTAGGCATTGTTGATGAGATTCAAGCTCTCGTATCAGACAAACTTCaagtg GTTTCATACAAGTGGCTGAGTCGAAATTTTTTGGTGTCATCAGATTCTGCAAAGAG GCTGCTTCAGGAATTTGTTGAAAAGCATGGGGATGGTCTTGAGGTGGTCTATAGCTTGTCTGGCTGGATGAGAGATAGCCCTTCAACCTACCATATAAGACTTGTCTCTACTCCTAAACTCGCAG CCAAGAAAGAATTTTCAGAAGATTGCTCAGTCCAGGTATATAGCGTGCAAGCTTGCATCCCAAAGGATCCAGTGGCCCTCTGGAATGCTGAATTTGTCCAGGCCGAAGAGCTCTTTGGGCAGCCCCGCTCAGTTGATAATTGTTTGCTTGATAATAG GTTTTGTGGAGTTTCAAATCCGTTCGTCAAGCGTAACGGTGGAGGAACAATTCTAAGCACTAGTACTGTTCCTCAGGTGAAAAGTGAAGCATTAGGACTTAGTAAAAGTAACTCTACTGCTCAAGTGAAACCTGAGCAGAAAAAGGTTCAACTACCAAGCCCTAGTGCCAGTGAGAGTCGTGGCACATCAGGTCCTGGAGAGGATAAGAAGATTGTTGCAGATAAACACAAAGTTGCTCAACTTCCGGCTGCTAAGAAGGCAGTTCAGTCTGACAAAAGTTCTGCTAAAAATGGAGGGGCATTGGCTAATATGTGGGGTCGTGTACCTACAAAGCCAAAAGTCGATAATGTTCCAGCTGCTACCAGTGATGCCACACCAAATCCTGTTG GTAGTGCGGCTCAAGTATGTGCTCCAGAAAGAGCAGAAGATAGGATCAGTGATGATGACGAACAACAAGTCAACATCAGGAGATCATCAAATGGTGAGGGGAATAGAAAGAGGAGGGTAATTTTCGATTATTCGGATGAAGAAGATGAACTTGAGGACGCTGTCAACCTAGCATCACCTGATCCTCCAAAGCAGAAATCTATTTTAGGATCAAAACAAATTCCTAATACTCCAGAACTGGAAAAGCAGGAAGTCAAGAAGGAAAAGGAGGAAGTCAAGAAGGAAAAGGAGGCAGGAAGCAAGAGTCATGAACAAGAAAGAGAACCTTTACCTACCAGCGAACCGAAGAAGTCTAAGTCGTACTCTTCAGAGATTGTCTCTGAACATGCCAGTCATAAGAAAGCAGATGTAAAGGATGAAGTGGCTGATGCTGCTCCAATTTCCCCTAAAAGGAGAAAAGTAATGAAGACACGAATTGATGAACGTGGAAGAGAAG TGACCGAGGTTGTTTGGGAGGGTGAAGATACAGAAACAAAGGCTGGCAGTAATACAAACAACAATGATACAACGAAGAAAGCTGACAACAAATCAGTTAATAGTACTGGTGACAG ACCACCTATGGCTAAGAAGTCACCGGCGTTTGGAAGTACTGCACCTACAAATCAAGCCGGTAAAGCAGGAAACAAGAAAGCAGGAAATAAGGATCCTAAGCAAGGGAATATCATGTCATTCTTTAAGAAGAAGGCTTAG
- the LOC132629148 gene encoding uncharacterized protein LOC132629148 has product MGGGFRMLHLVRPFLSFLPEVQSADRKIPFREKVLYTVISLFIFLVCSQLPLYGIHSTTGADPFYWMRVILASNRGTVMELGITPIVTSGLVMQLLAGSKIIEVDNNVREDRALLNGAQKLLGILIAIGEAVAYVLSGMYGSVSQLGVGNAVLIIIQLWFAGIIVICLDELLQKGYGLGSGISLFIATNMCENIIWKAFSPTTINSGRGAEFEGAVIALFHLLITRTDKVRALREAFYRQNLPNVTNLLATVLIFLIVIYLQGFRVVLPVRSKNARGQQGSYPIKLFYTSNMPIILQSALVSNVYFISQLLYRKYSGNFLVNLLGKWKESEYSGQSVPVGGLAYYITAPSSLADMVAHPFHAIFYIVFMLSACALFSKTWIEVSGSSARDVAKQLKEQQMVMPGHRESNLYKELNRYIPTAAAFGGVCIGLLTVLADLMGAIGSGTGILLAVTIIYQYFETFEKEKASEMGFFGL; this is encoded by the exons ATGGGAGGCGGATTCAGGATGCTTCATCTTGTTCGTCCATTTCTTTCGTTCCTGCCTGAGGTTCAGAGTGCTGATCGAAAAATTCCATTCAGAGAGAAGGTTTTATACACTGTGATCTCTCTCTTTATTTTCCTAGTATGCAGTCAGCTACCTTTGTATGGCATACACTCCACAACTGGTGCCGATCCATTCTATTGGATGCGTGTTATCCTTGCTTCAAATCGGGGAACTGTCATGGAGCTAGGAATTACCCCCATTGTGACTTCTGGATTGGTTATGCAACTTCTAGCTGGGTCGAAGATCATTGAAGTTGACAACAATGTACGCGAGGACCGAGCACTACT AAACGGTGCACAGAAGTTATTAGGTATTCTCATAGCGATTGGTGAAGCAGTTGCATATGTTCTCTCTGGCATGTATGGCAGTGTCAGTCAACTTGGGGTTGGAAATGCAGTTTTGATAATCATTCAACTGTGGTTTGCTGGCATAATAGTTATTTGCCTTGATGAGCTTCTTCAAAAAGGATATGGTCTGGGGTCTGGTATTTCACTCTTTATAGCTACCAACATGTG CGAGAACATCATTTGGAAAGCATTTAGTCCAACCACAATCAACAGTGGCCGTGGAGCTGAATTTGAAGGAGCTGTTATAGCTTTATTCCATTTATTGATCACTCGAACTGACAAGGTTCGTGCACTTCGTGAAGCATTCTACCGGCAGAACCTTCCGAACGTAACAAACTTGCTTGCCACAGTTTTGATCTTCCTTATTGTCATCTACCTCCAAGGTTTCCGGGTCGTTTTGCCTGTAAGGTCAAAGAATGCCCGTGGACAGCAGGGATCATATCCAATTAAGCTGTTCTACACTTCCAATATGCCCATCATCTTACAGTCAGCACTTGTATCCAATGTTTACTTTATTTCCCAG TTGCTGTATAGGAAGTACAGTGGCAATTTCCTCGTGAACCTCTTGGGAAAATGGAAAGAATCTGAATATTCTGGTCAATCTGTACCTGTCGGTGGTCTTGCCTATTATATTACTGCACCATCAAG CTTGGCGGATATGGTAGCACATCCTTTCCACGCTATATTCTACATTGTGTTCATGCTATCAGCATGTGCTTTGTTCTCAAAGACTTGGATTGAAGTCTCAGGATCATCAGCAAGAGATGTGGCTAAGCAGTTAAAG GAACAACAAATGGTAATGCCTGGGCATAGAGAATCCAATTTGTACAAGGAGTTGAACCGCTATATACCAACAGCAGCAGCGTTTGGTGGTGTGTGCATTGGCCTGCTTACCGTGTTGGCTGATCTGATGGGAGCAATTGGTTCAGGGACAGGAATTCTATTGGCTGTCACTATCATCTACCAGTATTTCGAGACATTTGAGAAGGAAAAAGCTAGTGAAATGGGTTTCTTTGGTCTTTAA
- the LOC132629167 gene encoding gamma-glutamyl hydrolase 2-like: MGTYFCILFFTILIQLMATTVKPQPICPGTDPTLNYRPVIGIVSHPGDGASGRLNNASDVSYIAASYVKLAEMAGARVIPLIYTESPEILNQKLNLVNGIIFTGGRAKEGLYFDVVKGIFKKVLENNDAGEHFPLLAICLGFELLTMIISKDNNILEEFSASHQASTVQFVENIKLEGTVFGRFPPVLLKKMSTHCIVMQNHRFGISPERLQANKDLCSFFRILTTSVDKKNKVYVSSVQAQRYPITALQWHPEKNVFEWGSSQIPHTEDAVQVTQHVANYFVSEARKSSNKPVNSKLLDHLIYNYSPSYAGKVRGSFEEVYLFTPRPTLSSL, translated from the exons ATGGGGACTTATTTTTGTATTCTCTTTTTCACTATTCTCATCCAATTAATGGCTACTACTGTAAAACCCCAGCCCATCTGTCCTGGAACTGATCCTACACTTAATTATCGTCCGGTCATTGGAATTGTTAGTCATCCTGGTGATGGAGCTTCAGGCCGTCTCAATAATGCCAGTGATGTCTCTTACATAGCTGCTTCTTATGTTAAGTTAGCTGAAATGGCTGGTGCTAGAGTTATTCCTCTTATATATACTGAGTCTCCTGAAATTCTCAATCAA AAACTTAATCTAGTAAATGGAATTATCTTCACTGGAGGGCGGGCCAAGGAGGGTCTCTACTTTGACGTTGTTAAAGGGATATTCAAG AAAGTTTTGGAGAATAACGATGCGGGTGAGCATTTCCCTCTTCTTGCCATCTGCTTGGGTTTTGAACTTTTGACAATGATCATCTCCAAG GACAATAACATTCTTGAGGAATTCAGTGCGTCGCATCAAGCGTCTACAGTacaatttgtagaaaatataaaaCTTGAAGGAACAGTTTTTGGAAG GTTTCCCCCTGTGCTGCTAAAGAAGATGAGTACACATTGCATTGTGATGCAAAATCATCGT TTTGGTATATCACCAGAAAGGCTTCAAGCAAATAAAGATTTGTGTAGCTTTTTCAGGATATTGACGACTAGTGTTGATAAGAAAAACAAG GTTTATGTCTCCAGTGTTCAAGCACAACGCTATCCCATAACTGCACTCCAGTGGCACCCAGAG AAAAATGTTTTTGAGTGGGGCTCATCACAGATTCCACATACGGAGGATGCAGTCCAAGTAACTCAACATGTTGCCAACTATTTTGTCAG CGAAGCTAGAAAATCTTCTAATAAGCCAGTGAATAGCAAATTGCTTGATCACCTCATCTACAACTACAGTCCCTCTTATGCTGGGAAGGTTCG GGGGAGTTTTGAGGAGGTTTACCTTTTCACTCCACGTCCCACCTTGAGCTCTCTGTAG
- the LOC132629155 gene encoding uncharacterized protein LOC132629155 isoform X1 encodes MADIETLGIVDEIQALVSDKLQVVSYKWLSRNFLVSSDSAKRLLQEFVEKHGDGLEVVYSLSGWMRDSPSTYHIRLVSTPKLAEAKKEFSEDCSVQVYSVQACIPKDPVALWNAEFVQAEELFGQPRSVDNCLLDNRFCGVSNPFVKRNGGGTILSTSTVPQVKSEALGLSKSNSTAQVKPEQKKVQLPSPSASESRGTSGPGEDKKIVADKHKVAQLPAAKKAVQSDKSSAKNGGALANMWGRVPTKPKVDNVPAATSDATPNPVGSAAQVCAPERAEDRISDDDEQQVNIRRSSNGEGNRKRRVIFDYSDEEDELEDAVNLASPDPPKQKSILGSKQIPNTPELEKQEVKKEKEEVKKEKEAGSKSHEQEREPLPTSEPKKSKSYSSEIVSEHASHKKADVKDEVADAAPISPKRRKVMKTRIDERGREVTEVVWEGEDTETKAGSNTNNNDTTKKADNKSVNSTGDRPPMAKKSPAFGSTAPTNQAGKAGNKKAGNKDPKQGNIMSFFKKKA; translated from the exons ATGGCGGATATTGAAACCCTAGGCATTGTTGATGAGATTCAAGCTCTCGTATCAGACAAACTTCaagtg GTTTCATACAAGTGGCTGAGTCGAAATTTTTTGGTGTCATCAGATTCTGCAAAGAG GCTGCTTCAGGAATTTGTTGAAAAGCATGGGGATGGTCTTGAGGTGGTCTATAGCTTGTCTGGCTGGATGAGAGATAGCCCTTCAACCTACCATATAAGACTTGTCTCTACTCCTAAACTCGCAG AAGCCAAGAAAGAATTTTCAGAAGATTGCTCAGTCCAGGTATATAGCGTGCAAGCTTGCATCCCAAAGGATCCAGTGGCCCTCTGGAATGCTGAATTTGTCCAGGCCGAAGAGCTCTTTGGGCAGCCCCGCTCAGTTGATAATTGTTTGCTTGATAATAG GTTTTGTGGAGTTTCAAATCCGTTCGTCAAGCGTAACGGTGGAGGAACAATTCTAAGCACTAGTACTGTTCCTCAGGTGAAAAGTGAAGCATTAGGACTTAGTAAAAGTAACTCTACTGCTCAAGTGAAACCTGAGCAGAAAAAGGTTCAACTACCAAGCCCTAGTGCCAGTGAGAGTCGTGGCACATCAGGTCCTGGAGAGGATAAGAAGATTGTTGCAGATAAACACAAAGTTGCTCAACTTCCGGCTGCTAAGAAGGCAGTTCAGTCTGACAAAAGTTCTGCTAAAAATGGAGGGGCATTGGCTAATATGTGGGGTCGTGTACCTACAAAGCCAAAAGTCGATAATGTTCCAGCTGCTACCAGTGATGCCACACCAAATCCTGTTG GTAGTGCGGCTCAAGTATGTGCTCCAGAAAGAGCAGAAGATAGGATCAGTGATGATGACGAACAACAAGTCAACATCAGGAGATCATCAAATGGTGAGGGGAATAGAAAGAGGAGGGTAATTTTCGATTATTCGGATGAAGAAGATGAACTTGAGGACGCTGTCAACCTAGCATCACCTGATCCTCCAAAGCAGAAATCTATTTTAGGATCAAAACAAATTCCTAATACTCCAGAACTGGAAAAGCAGGAAGTCAAGAAGGAAAAGGAGGAAGTCAAGAAGGAAAAGGAGGCAGGAAGCAAGAGTCATGAACAAGAAAGAGAACCTTTACCTACCAGCGAACCGAAGAAGTCTAAGTCGTACTCTTCAGAGATTGTCTCTGAACATGCCAGTCATAAGAAAGCAGATGTAAAGGATGAAGTGGCTGATGCTGCTCCAATTTCCCCTAAAAGGAGAAAAGTAATGAAGACACGAATTGATGAACGTGGAAGAGAAG TGACCGAGGTTGTTTGGGAGGGTGAAGATACAGAAACAAAGGCTGGCAGTAATACAAACAACAATGATACAACGAAGAAAGCTGACAACAAATCAGTTAATAGTACTGGTGACAG ACCACCTATGGCTAAGAAGTCACCGGCGTTTGGAAGTACTGCACCTACAAATCAAGCCGGTAAAGCAGGAAACAAGAAAGCAGGAAATAAGGATCCTAAGCAAGGGAATATCATGTCATTCTTTAAGAAGAAGGCTTAG